The nucleotide window TTTATGAACCGCACAGAAAATTCCTAAGATTTTCCTTCCAaggaaaattgtttcaatttaaatGTCTCCCATTCGGTCTGAATACGAGCCCATTTACGTTCACAAAGATTATGAGATCGGTTTTCAGTCAACTAAGAAATCAAGGCATACTTTCTGTCATATATATTGACGATATTCTACTGATTAATCAGTCATATGAAAATTGTATGAAAGACATTGCAAAAACAAAGACTTGTTTAGAGCGGCTCGGTTTTATTattaacgagaaaaaaagtacaCTAGTTCCAACCCAGCGCTGCGGATTTCTGGGTTTGATTATTGACTCAGTAGAATATAGACTGGAATTACCacaggaaaagaaagaaaaaacttgcAAAATGCTCAAACCTTTTATGGAAAAGACCACACACAAAATTCGCGAATTAGCAAGTCTCCTCGGTACACTCAACGCCGCAACCCCGGCAGTAGCGTATAGTTTAACGTATTGTAAAAGactagagagaaaaaaattcttagcCCTGATAGCAAGCGATATCGATTACGAAGGGAAAGTAACAATTAACGAAAGAGTTCGGGAAGATTTAGTGTGGTGGAAAACGAATGTTAGCAAGGGCTTTAGTAAGATcagaacgaaaaaattcgcCCTAGAGATTAGCTCAGACGCCTCGCTGACGGGTTGGGGTGCCCACAGTGAGAACAGAAGTACGCACggtttttgggaaaaaagtcatgaaaaatatagtataaACTACCTCGAGCTTCTGGCAGCGAGCTATGTTTTGCATGTATTGCAATGTTTTGCTTCAAATCTGTCGGACTGTGAAATACTGCTCCGTATCGATAACACGACCGCTGTATCTTATATCAATAGAGCGAGGGGGATACAATTACCCCACCTGAGCGAGCTAGCTAGGAACATTTGGGAATGGTGTGAGTCGAGACAAATTTGGGTGTTTGCATCATACATACCGTCGGGAGAAAACGTAGAGGCAGACAGAGCCTcgagaattaaaaatatagacACAGAGTGGgagatttcgaataaattcttctcaaaaatagaatcaaaattcGGGCCCTTCTCGATCGATTTGTTTGCATCaaacaaaaaatgtgaaagaTTCTGCTCTAGATTCCCACAGCCGAACACAGAAACAGTCGACGCATTTACCATTCCCTGGAGTGACAAAGAAGGACTCTATGCCTTCCCTCCTTTCTCTCTCGTCTTAAAAACCCTACGAAAAATCATCATAGAAAAAGCCGAATGCACCATAATTGTACCACACTGGCCATCTCAAGCGTGGTATCCGCTATTCGTAGAATTACAAGTCTCGGACTCATTAATCCTTCCCCCTAAAATCGGAATGCTGTTATCTCCTTGCAGGAAGAAGACTCATCCTCTAGCTGCGAGGCTGTAGCTGGAGGCAGCGAACATATCCGGAAAGCTTTTCAGAAAAGAGGACTAGATGCCCGGGCTGTGGAGGTTATGATGAGCTCGATAGCTCCTTCAACAATGAAACAATATCAAAGCTCTTTACGGCGATGGAGAGAATTTAGTAAAAATAACGGAGTCGACATGTACCAGGCGGGCAGTATACAAGTAATACAATTTCTTACGAAAAGATATCACGAAGGAGCGGGTTATGGGACACTGTGTTCCGACAGATCGGCGATTGCATTAATTTCATCACACGAAATCGGCAAAAGTGAACTGATCTCCCGTTTTCTCCGAGGAGTTTGTAGGAAGAAACCCGCAAAGCCTCGCTACGACACTACATGGGATGTAGCACCAGTCCTCAACTACATCGAGAAAATGCCGGCAATGCAAAATCTTTCGCTCAAGGAAAACACAGAAAAAATCGCAACCTTGCTGGCTTTGGTTACGGCGCATAGGCTACAAACATTAGCCttaataaaaacagaaaacataGTAATAAGCACAGCGGGAATCACTATTAAGATTCCCGACATCATAAAAACATCAAGGCCAGGCAAAAGTCAACCAGAATTTTTCCTCCCCCTTTTCAAAGACAGGCCGAAACTATGTGCAGCCACCGCGATTATAGAGTATTTGGAGCATACAAGGGACTTGAGAGGAGCGCTCAACAAGAACCTGTTAATCGCCACAAAAAAGCCTCACTACGATGCATCGGCACAGACCATCGGACACTGGATCAAAAATTTACTAAAAAGGGCCGGCGTGAATACAGAACAATTCACAGCCTACAGTACACGACACGCGGCCGTTTCAGCGGCTCTACGTAAGGGCGTGGATGTAGGGACAATCAGAAGAACGGCAGGATGGTCGGAACGCTTGCAAGTTTTCGCGAGATTCTACAATAAGCCAATTCAAACTGAAACAAATCACTTTGTATCGACCAtcttacaaaaataaaaaataaggaatAGCTATCACGACAGCGCTAAATGTCTACAAGTAAAATCATCGAGAACGAGACGcgtaatataattaatcgATCAAACGAGCCCGCCGAAGGCGGGCGAAGTTCGATCGCAATTATATGAAGCGTCTCGTTCGAAGATGATCCTCCCACCTTACCCCGCAAGAGACACCAAAATTCTCATATACCCCGGATCATCGTCATGAGAGCTATAccttgaaaacttttttatttcatctctAAAACATATGAGGGTAGTCAGGGGtgaccacacacacacaaaaaaaaaaaaaaaactctgaaaACTGTGAAGTTTGCCGCAACTGACGTTACTACAAGTAAAATCATCTTCGAACGAGACGCTTCATATAATTGCGATCGAACTTCGCCCGCCTTCGGCGGGCTCgtttaatcgattaattataCTGAGGCTCTGTCAAATATGCAATTGCAGCTATGTTCAACAGGGTTATTGAACTGGGGAAAATTTATCCTACAACGTTTCAACTTTCGTTTGGTCACAATTCAACGTACTTCACAACTTTCCCTAAACATATAAAGGTAAAGTAGTCTGATGATAATCGAAAACGGATGAAATTTTGAGATCTGAGTTAATTCGTCATTTCAGGAGATACTCCTCAGTCCGAAGACCATTGAGAAAAACTACTTCTACGAATTCGGGCGACCTTGGATGGGGGACGGATTAATCACCGCTCCTGGTAGGTGAAGATTGTCACTTTGTTATCTAATTTCATGTGAGATATCGGAGTCAGGAAAGGATTGCCTAAATCTCACGAAATTCTAAATCATGTTCAATATATCGGAGTGAAATTTGTCACGTAAAGTCAAGATTCTTCACAAGTCGATTCATGTCTCAAGCAAACGGATTGACATGAATATTACTCATGGTCCTCATGTCCCAGTGAAGTTCGTTGAGCATGGAAAGTGTGCGGTTTCACAAATCTGTGACGAAAAATCTTATCATTGTTTTGCGGAATCGCTTTATGAACTTATGAATATTACGTCGACTCGAATAGAAGACTTTTATTGCGGACAACCGAAATCGAATTGTGGTGAATAGTGGTGATCTGGCTGTAAGCTTCACATGCGTAAATGAGGATGCGCGTCTTTTTACATTCTCATACCAATTTTCCCAGCACATTTCACTTCATTTCATACTGCTACTATAGTGCACCTTATGCGAGGCAAAATCGTGATAATAATCACCATAATTGCTGACGCGAATCGTCGGTGTTTCTACGTCGATATAATGTGGCGACGATAATCACGTTTATCAGTTCATTTCTTTCAACATCTCAACCGTCGGCATCATCATCGTGTTGAATTTGCTTGCTTGCCAGGTCTGGGAGATTGAGGATGTACGAGATCTGTAATCAGTGAAAAACATAACGTAATGAGAGGTGAACGGAGCAACCGAAGCTAATCAAGTTATATCTGATTCAAGAAAGTCTTTGTCATCTAGACGAAATCGTTTCaactttgaatttcaattatgAATACATTGTTATTACCAACGTTACAAAAATCATAATCAAAATCATATGGCCATGTCTCTCTATGGATATGCATCTCTTGGAAGACGGGTCCGCGTTTGATGTCTGAAATTGTTGCCGAATactcgagaattttttcattacagcCTCAAAATGGGAAGTGCACCGGAAGCTGATGCAGCCGTCCTTCAATTCCGTGGCTCTCAAAGGTTTTGTCAAAACATTTGTCACTCAGTCAGTGATAATGGCCAATAAGATGGAGCGGCACTTGGACGGACCAGAATTTGAATTATGCCGATACGTTTCTCTGTGTTCATTGGACACAATTTGCGGTAGGTCGGctgtcatttgaaaaaaatcaactataCTTATgtgaattttacattttttctgaCCCAAGGCTAGTTCATATCTATTTTACGTGTCACAGTGACGGCCATGGGCATAAATTTGAAAGCACAGGAGAGCGAAGAATGTTGGTACGACGAAGCGATTCAGAAGTAAGTCAATTGAAGCGCCTTTTACATGCTGAACACATCAAGCTCTCGCCTAGTTAGACCTACATTGCAAAAACTCGAAACCTGATGGCAACATTCGAAACACGACGCTGTTTTCACAATTCTACCTGAATTATGGATTCATATTTTGCTAATGTCAATAATATAAACCCTCGGATTGTGTAATGATTCTGTCTTCACAGGGTGTTGGCTGGTTTCGCCAAACGAGCCGTTAGCCCTTGGTTGTACCCGGACTTTATTTTCTACTGTACGCAACTTGGCAAGGATCAGACAAAATACATCAAGTATATGCACGACTTGACTGACGAAGTGAGTGCGAGGCATCTTTATTAATACAATCATGGCAGGCATTGGTTGTGTCGGTTTGTGGACAAAAAGTATCCTATAGACCGGATTCTTAGCACGGTACTTCAACTGAAAATTAGACAATATTACATCACGGGCAACTTCAATCTAGGGCACGAACCAATCATTCACCCAAAATTCACGTCTTTGGCTTATTAAGTAGCGTATTTGATATGGTTCAAAAGTACGATTTAAGTGATGATCAAACTTGACGGTGGATTTGCATTCAACATTATTTGCGCACATTCCGGTCTGGTATTGAACATCTTTACATTCAACTTTGTGTCACAACTTGCCGGCAAACATAGTGTTTGAGCTGATTCGAATGGTAGGTTCATAGATCAAATAGAAATATGACATTCTTCGGTAAGTGTAACGATTCATGACGTCTACGGTGACGTTTTACGCGGGCTTTTGCCGCGCTTGACAATCTCGAAGAAGTTGCAAAGCACTCACCCCGCGCGTGATATTTCGGCGACTCGCGACGATAGCTACAATGACGAAATTAACTTCACGCTTTGTTGCGAAACTCAGACAACGACCACCAAGCACAGACAATGGCAAGCGTCTCTGACGTGCAGTTTTTAGCACGCAAACTTGAAGATGGCTAACCGTTCTTCGACACGCCGTTACTTCGTGTCTCTCGGAATTCGATCACTGGAAATTGAATAAGCGACAATTCCGTTGTCGGAGATTTCTCGCGTCTCACAAATTAGGCAACTTTTGGAATACTGGTCTGTtccacttttatttttcactattcGATCCGAGCTTTCGTTCAGACTCAAGCGAAGAGCTACGCTATGTTGAtccaaaagtttgaaattcaggcGATATTATTCGTGGTATTGCATGATTCTTATTGCCTGTTGGATCTTAAAATTCTCAGATTCCAGCGTGACGCACCGATCGTCGCTCGCTGTCGCGAAACGCTTGTTGGCTGATGAATTCGTCGCTTTTCCGTTTTCGGAATTCGCGTCGCGGTGTCTTCCCGATGCGGCGATAACTACGGATTTTCGCGGGGCGACAGCGATACATAGAGTACATGTCATAGAGTACATTTTTAGTTTGTTTTTAATGATTACCACGGATTCCCTAGCGTAATTGGGTTCTCGTTCAGGGTTGAGGGAGTCGTTTGTAACAGGCAGCCATGATGACGCGTTGCTCGTTACACATGACAAGCATATTGGGGCAATTGTACGTTGTTACCTAGAACACGCATGAATACTCGGTATCTGAACTTGCTCTTTAATCGATAGATATCTGAATTGATACGTACGTCTAAATAGTTGGGATAAGCTCCGTACAAGTTACCACCTtgtattgtttaattttaggTGATACGACAGAAGAAGGCAAAAATCGTCCGGCATGGTGATCAACGAGTATCAGCCGATGAAGAACGAGATGCAGATGGCAAGTATTACAGAATCCGGATGCAGTCGTAAAGTGCCACGATAGAGTTTTTGTTTCGTAGGAGTGAGTTGTACTTGAGGCCTTCTGCTTTACACTTCTGATGAAATGCATACGAAAACCCGAATAATTGTAGATTTCCGGGGCCATTTGTGCATGAGTTAGGTGTGGTAGctgtctttttttcaattacctaATCATTCATGTATCAGATGATTCCACAGCTGGACCTCAGATACTGATAGAGAATCTCTTCAGACTGTCCGACGACAACAAAACGTTAACGGATAAAGACGTCCGGGATCATGTTGATACTATGATCGCAGCCGTAAGTCTAACACACTTGATACTGTTATTACGGCGTAGCTTCAAATAATTGTCATACTTGTCAGTTTTGTGAGTCATTGAGAACGGAACAGTAGATACAATATACACCATTGTTAACTCGCAATTGGAAACACGAATGCGCAATTGTACTCTCTTAGGGCAACGATACAACGGCCATGACGATGAACTACTTTTTGTTGATGCTGGCATCCCATCAAGACATTCAGGTGTGTGTGTTATTCAACTATACGTTACGTAGTGATCTTACGGAAACAAGCATTGTGTGTGGTGCACCTCTTACAAGGCTCTACTTACAATTAATCGCTTTTCTTATAATCGGGCAGGAAAAAGTGTACCAGGAATTGTGCGACATCTTTGGAGAACATGTATTAAACGACGACAGTGAGGAGTTGCACATCACGATGGAGGTCTTGGCGAGAATGGCGTACATGGAGAGAGCGATCAAAGAAACTATGCGCCTGTTTGTCGTTGGACCCACGACCTTCCGGAAGGCAACGGAGGATCTGGATTTAGGTTTGTCAGCTTTGGTCAACTAATTCATTCGTTTGACATTGGATGTCTCTGAGTAATAGCCGTGACATGAAGTGATGTATGATTCCTCAAACGATTACTCATTCCGTAGGTCAGTGTACTTTGCCAAAAGGGAGTTCGGTTATTATTAACGTTATGGGAGTTCACAGAAGTGAGAAGTACTGGCCCGACCCTCTGAAATTTGATCCAGACAGATTCTTACCTGAACGGTTTGCAAAACAAGAACCGTACTCCTACTTGCCGTTCAGTGGTGGTCGAAGAAATTGTATCGGTAAGGAATATTGCGAAGTtgacaatgatttttaattactgTTTTCACGATTCATCGAGATTTTCCAGGatctttattctttttcatatgCAATGTATATTTCAGCGACAAAATGTTCGAAATGTAATGAATATTGAATCGAATACATCGAGATgctttggttttgtttttcatagtTTAGAACGGGATTACGAGATGCACCAAATGAAATAACCGTCAATAATTGAACGAGTTCTTTCTCATTTAAGGAGCCAAGTACGCTATGATGTTTATGAAGACAATGACCACAATGATTCTCCGAAAATATGTTTTATCTAAGGATAAAGTGGTACCGGTCGAAGATGTGCGGCtaagaattgattttttactgAAATCTGTTGAACCTGACACTGTACGGATTAAGAGACGCGCAAAACAGCATGCCTCTTGGAAAAGCAACATTGCCTGCGAATAATCCTTTCCACTAAAGGGTAGTGATTCTactttgttttgttttatcaacTTATTTGTTGTTATTTACTTGTTcttgttttcaatattatcCGAGAAACGTTCtgttttttcaagaattttcgcacacaattttcgtcatttctctcaactctctcatatttttcaattatttgacaCTCAACAGCACATAGATATTCAAGGCAACATTACCGTAGAATTCATGATACTTGTGGTTT belongs to Neodiprion lecontei isolate iyNeoLeco1 chromosome 5, iyNeoLeco1.1, whole genome shotgun sequence and includes:
- the LOC124294508 gene encoding uncharacterized protein LOC124294508 encodes the protein MMSSIAPSTMKQYQSSLRRWREFSKNNGVDMYQAGSIQVIQFLTKRYHEGAGYGTLCSDRSAIALISSHEIGKSELISRFLRGVCRKKPAKPRYDTTWDVAPVLNYIEKMPAMQNLSLKENTEKIATLLALVTAHRLQTLALIKTENIVISTAGITIKIPDIIKTSRPGKSQPEFFLPLFKDRPKLCAATAIIEYLEHTRDLRGALNKNLLIATKKPHYDASAQTIGHWIKNLLKRAGVNTEQFTAYSTRHAAVSAALRKGVDVGTIRRTAGWSERLQVFARFYNKPIQTETNHFVSTILQK
- the LOC107221257 gene encoding cytochrome P450 4C1 isoform X2: MDLLTVATLSVACIVLYRIINVALKVLKIVLLSDFPSNAEELPSLPFLGHAYLFIGDTEAMFNRVIELGKIYPTTFQLSFGHNSTYFTTFPKHIKEILLSPKTIEKNYFYEFGRPWMGDGLITAPASKWEVHRKLMQPSFNSVALKGFVKTFVTQSVIMANKMERHLDGPEFELCRYVSLCSLDTICVTAMGINLKAQESEECWYDEAIQKVLAGFAKRAVSPWLYPDFIFYCTQLGKDQTKYIKYMHDLTDEVIRQKKAKIVRHGDQRVSADEERDADAGPQILIENLFRLSDDNKTLTDKDVRDHVDTMIAAGNDTTAMTMNYFLLMLASHQDIQEKVYQELCDIFGEHVLNDDSEELHITMEVLARMAYMERAIKETMRLFVVGPTTFRKATEDLDLGQCTLPKGSSVIINVMGVHRSEKYWPDPLKFDPDRFLPERFAKQEPYSYLPFSGGRRNCIGAKYAMMFMKTMTTMILRKYVLSKDKVVPVEDVRLRIDFLLKSVEPDTVRIKRRAKQHASWKSNIACE
- the LOC107221257 gene encoding cytochrome P450 4C1 isoform X1, encoding MDLLTVATLSVACIVLYRIINVALKVLKIVLLSDFPSNAEELPSLPFLGHAYLFIGDTEAMFNRVIELGKIYPTTFQLSFGHNSTYFTTFPKHIKEILLSPKTIEKNYFYEFGRPWMGDGLITAPASKWEVHRKLMQPSFNSVALKGFVKTFVTQSVIMANKMERHLDGPEFELCRYVSLCSLDTICVTAMGINLKAQESEECWYDEAIQKVLAGFAKRAVSPWLYPDFIFYCTQLGKDQTKYIKYMHDLTDEVIRQKKAKIVRHGDQRVSADEERDADDDSTAGPQILIENLFRLSDDNKTLTDKDVRDHVDTMIAAGNDTTAMTMNYFLLMLASHQDIQEKVYQELCDIFGEHVLNDDSEELHITMEVLARMAYMERAIKETMRLFVVGPTTFRKATEDLDLGQCTLPKGSSVIINVMGVHRSEKYWPDPLKFDPDRFLPERFAKQEPYSYLPFSGGRRNCIGAKYAMMFMKTMTTMILRKYVLSKDKVVPVEDVRLRIDFLLKSVEPDTVRIKRRAKQHASWKSNIACE